The genomic region AGCTGTTAGAGACAATATTatacaaagacaaaaaaatcactgagTGGAATAATTTGGATAACTTGACGAAAAGCGTTCACAGTGACAGTAGAGAAAGCTCTCCGGGATAAGGACTAACAATTCCCTTTCTCTCACCTGCTCCATACGCCGAAAGGCCGTACTGTGAACCTATCCAAATCGAAATcctgatataaaaaatatggacaatcagaaaaccttttttcagcttacagtcacactgaccttgacctttgacccactgacctcaaaatcaatagggttcatctgctggtcatgaccaataagcctacctagtatgaggtccctggatcaaagcgttctcaagttattgatcggaaaccgtttttcatgttaaggtcacactgaccttgacctttgacccactgacctcaaaatcaatagggttcatctgctggtcatgaccaatacacctaccaagtatgaggttcctgggtcaaagcgttctcaagttattgatcggaaaccgtttttcatgtaaaggtcacactgaccttgacctttgacccactgacctcaaaatcaatagggttcatctgctggtcatgaccaatacacctaccaagtatgaggttcctgggtcaaagcgttctcaagttattgatcggaaaccgtttttcatgtaaaggtcacactgaccttgacctttgacccactgacctcaaaatcaatagggttcatctgctggtgatgaccaatacacataccaagtatgaggtccctcggtcaaagcgttctcaagttattgatcggaaaccatttggtattccgaccgaccgacagacagacagacagaccgaccgaccgaccgaccgacatgtgcaaaacaatataccccacttttttcaaaagggggcataaatatgaTCAAATAATATGCACAAACTCGCCGAACCTTCCCTTGTGAGGAGGCAGAGCGAATTTAGTGAAGTTCGAAATAGTTGACTGCAACTCAGATCTACGTTACTTAAGCGCATGTTACCTCTAAATCGACCCAAATTAATCTCTCTCTTTTTTTGTCTGACATAGCACGTTTTGGGTTTAGACATCCTTCAGCACTCATAATATTTGCTGCTAAAAGTCTCTTTGAAATACCAACGGTATGAATTAGTGAGTGTCGAAACATTGGAGTATCATATCACGTAGACGCTTACAGTACATcagatgaaatatatattcccCGTACAGAATTCGTATTTTAACTGACTTCACTGTTTGTCTATTGATTCTATATACCAAGACACATAAAATAATTAGTTTGACCCTGTTTTTTGCGGTTGACCGTGGCTTCTCTACAGCTGTGTTCGTGGTAGGGGCTTATATGCTGTCTATGTACATTATCGTTGTGTACTTTAAATGACATTCCATGTACGGGGAATAGCAATTTTCCAGGGGAGATGACCTGAATGTTATTGTATGGGAGGCAACAAGAACAAATCAAAATAGACGACAtaaaaatgtgtagttgttgctCAGCTCAGGTTTGTGAATGCTTTTGCTgaattgattaaaattgtatgtttttcaCTGGACCAGTTTCAGTGTAAATAGAAATTGATACCCTGAAGTGCACTTGTATATTAAACTTGTAAGCTTTATTATTTATGGTGGTTGACTCATAAACTCAAACCTGATGACATAAGGTTTGGCTTATATTTTGTTGACAAACTCCGCTATATGTTTTATCTACTTAAAGATCCTCGTCAAACCTACCaaccctttttaaaaaagttataatattattttatgaaccTAAACATCATATCAGCCGGGGTTGAGaaacttttaagttttatgtatttgctttataaacagaaaaaaagctACAGGTCCTGatatgatttcaaatatattactaAAAACTGCGCCAGAAAAATTGCTCCAGGAATATCAGCAATCTTTCAATTGTCAATTTTAACGGGAGCTGCCATATGACTGGGTAAATGCCAATGTGTCGCCATTGTTCAAGAAAGAAGGTGTTCATCAAGTGGAAAAATGATCCTTCTGTTTCATTAACTTCAATTTTGTGTAACACCTTAgaacatttcatttgtaaacatcTGCTAGACTACTTTGGAAAGAACAATAACCTGAACCACGGTTTTAAAAGTGGATACTCCTCTGAAACACAACTCTTAGTAACCATCAACGACTTGTTATCTTCCAACGATGAAAGCCAACAAGCAGATTATATTAATTCTTGAATTTAGTAGTGTTCAACACAATTCCCCATGCTGAGCTCTGCCAGAAACTTCTTAGGTACGGCAAGACGGTTCCAGTATACTCAtggctacatgtacatgtatgtttattttttattaaacggCATATGCAGGTCATCGTTGATGGGGAATCATCTCCAAAAGTTACTGTAGACTCTGGGGTCCCCCAAGGCACGGTCCTTGAACCCCTTATATTCCTGTGTCATATAAATGATTTGCCACTATCAGTAACATCACAAGTTCGCCTTTTAGCAGATAATTGTCTTCTATACAGGAAAACTAGCTGCCGGAAGGACTTTGAAATACTAGAAAAAGACTTGATAGAATTTAACTCTGGGCTGATAAATGGGGTATGCATGCACTTTAatgcaaagaaatgttacatcaTGAGCATAAACAACAAGAAGCCACATTTCTACAATCGTTGTAACCATATTCTTAAACAAGTTACAGAAATCCATATTTGGGACTTACTCTATCCGAAGATCTAACATGTACACCacacaataacaaaatttgCATGAAATCAAACTCCACAATGGCTCTCCTACGTATAAACCTTCACCACTGCCCAGCTGAATTTTAAAAAACCGCATACCATCATTTATGATTCTAATAGACagtttaatgtcaataaactaGAATGTGTTCaacgaaaaccagcaagattcATTATGGGAGACTATAAGACCTCCGAAGAAGAATGTTTCTCTCGCATCTTGGACAAACTGAAATTAACAAGCCTCCAAGAACATCTGACAGCAACACGTCTGATCTTCCTCTTCCAGTGTCCAAGGGTCTGGTGCCAGCACTACCCCCGGCAGAGTGTCTCCAACCAGCATAGAAAAGGAGGCATATTAAggctaaaaaaaatattgattgtgTTACATCAAATATCATCCAAACCAAGTAATAAAGAGCTCTAGAGGCTTTCAAATAAGACAATATAAATCTGAGcaactaaaaacaaattttctttgtaaaaacGCTAAGAGAGTGGAATCAACTGGAAGATAGTGTGGTCTATGCAAAGAGGTCTTTAAGGCTCTCCAATTTTACTAGCGCTGTCCCCACGGTGTGCAAAACCTGAAAAGGTATTACACCGTAAAGATACAGATACAGAATTTGGTATCAACAGTGACTAGATATTGTTTGGATATGTTGGGTTTACCTGGGTTAGCTTACAATAAGATTGAGGTAATTAAATTATAGCAACATGATGGTGTCTGTCCGAAGCCAGTGtagaaaacatttaacatttagatGTGTTTGGCAAAAGTCTGCCAAATGTATATGCACTGCTCTGCCTGAGGAGCAAAGGTtttgggtttgatccccatcaAGATGCACAAAACCATATTCCCGCAGTTTGATAcagttttctaaaacatttttattgcaataaaatggATTTATAAAGATAACTGTGTGTTCAACTAAAGTAGcttgttatcatatatttttcttgtattttttcaatatttcatattattttataaaaaatactctAGAGCAAAATAAGTACTTCTCAATGAGTTACTGCTTAAAAACCATGAGTTGGACTCAAATGCATTGTTTGCTTTGGAATCTtaaccaatttttttatttttgagaatgcccttttaaatacaaaaatactcTCAATGAGTGTGTGATTTTATCATTtagatttaaatgtttgtgtacCCATACTATTTTATGACTTCAGTTTGGCTGCTGCTGTGGTCCGGCTTCGTGTGGCCTGTGTTGCTCGCCCTGTAAGCCAATCAATGAGTCAACTGGGACACGGTTAATGTACATGATCTGTCTACTGATCGGCTTCCTCACCGCTTGCCTCATGCTGTCCCCACAGGTTGAAGAGGAAATTAAAATCAAGGTTCTCTATCTTTTGTACACaaagtttttttgttgaaaatagaaggaagcctaatcattaatataaaataaatgaaatcaatggGAGTACTTAATAACTAAGTCATTTATGATATTGTATCATTGcagttgtttaaaaataaccaaTTGCAACATCATATGCTGTGAAAAAGAGGCCTCAGGATGAATACCAGATATGCCAGTCGACCCTAATGTTTGTCACTTTATCCTATTTCTTTATTGccatcaaaaaaatatttttgacaggTAATTTTTTTTCCTTCAAGGTGCATTTTATTGCGACCAAAAGGTGTttcaattttctgtttttatagaATAATTAGTATAATATTATTGAAGTTTAAAACTAAATTCTTCAACTTAGTTTCATAAAATGAGCTTGCATTCCATTTGTGTTGACCCAGATGAAATCAACTGCTTTAAGTGTGCGAACTATATTCAGACTCACCTTTACTTTGACAATCCTTAACCTTAGACCCAATTTTTGAGGGCagtgaaacaaacatttttttcaaaattgcttTATCAagttttagcttgactattcgaagaatattgagagctatactactcacccaagcgtcggcgttggcgtcggcatcacaccttggttaaggttttgcatgtaagcaactttaagtcattatctcatgtattgcattgaaactttacatatgtattcccaactatctaacctactaaattaaccaagtaagataaatctagtttgcatttaatgcaaataattgccctttattatttgacttagaaattctggttaaggttttgcatgcacgcacacataggttaatttctcagcaacttcttgatctattgcattaagactttagacaatggtactcaaccacccaacctacttaattaactaagttagataactctagtttgcattgaatgcaaataattgccctttattattcgacttaaaaattctggttaaggttttgcatgtaaccagatttaagtcaatatttcagcaaatacatcatgtatttcattgaaactttagatatgtattcccaactatatAACCTACTAATTTAAtaaagttagataacactttttggaatataatgcaaattatgggcctttattatttgacttagaaattctggtttaaattttgcatgtaaccacatttatgataatatctcagcaaataaatcatgtattgcattgaaatctgaTCTAagtttacagtgatccatgtttcaccaagcttttcaatccttacactgaaaagtggcGGACTAGTctagcgcgctgtctctgtttcagctcttgttaaatattatttttatttttattttaaatatgtctttACTCAGGTGCCTGGATTCAACTCTACGTGTGTACAGCTGAGCCTGGGTGAGAACTGTGCTGTGTTGACAGGTTACAAGGCCGTGTACCGAATATGTGCGGGGCTCGTTGTGTTCAACCTCCTTCTCATGATGCTAACCCTCTGTGTCCCCAACAGCAACCAATGGCGCGGCCATTTACACAATGGGTAACTGTCGACATGTTCAACTATGGGACTGAGTGCTAAATTAACATTTCTTATCACATTaaaaaatctgaaatctgaTAATATCACATACATACAAGATGGTCTGCTGTCTTGCTCAAATTACTGCCCTTTCTCTTGACCTGTCTCATATACACATGAAACTATGTGATTGTGCCGCCAGTGAATTGTTTCACTAATTCAGTGCTACTTGTTGGTACACTTTGCTACGTTCTAAAGGCTGGTTCTGAAAAATCTTAATATTCTCCTAATATCATATAAAGagtttttttgaataaataagaGAGTATCTTTACAAGACTAGCTCACCTGGATGAAAAGTGTATGATTGAAAGAGTGTTTTTTtggcatgtttttgtatttgctCAAAATTGATTGGGGCATGATTAAAATGGCAAATGGctaaaaataagaattaaaataaactCCCTGTAGTTGAGGCAGAACACATATTTATGTCCTTCCATTGCAGTATTAATGTTATGTTCATGTATGATGTGACAGGTACTGGTTCTTCAAGATCCTGCTCCTGATTGGGCTGATTGTCGGAGCGTTCTTCATCCCCCGCTTTAGTCAGTTCTCAATCTGTGAGTTATAGCTCTTTATCTATGggaattttcttaaaattgctTAGAAATGTGagatatatatatgacattaatttttattctaaatgatattaaaggagaatttacaaagtttattttaagcTTGCTGTGTCATTGTCGTGCAACAACACTTGAATGACAAACGTTGTTATTCGGGCAGGCGGCCGAGGGGCGTCAAACTcccctatgaaactgaataacttcgggttgacatatctttttgacccaacttggtataaaggaagagtttatggagaccttttatgggattgcatttggggtccctacggtcaaggtcactgttactaaaaataggaaacggttgaaactgaataactttagttagggttcacatatcttgacccaactttgtataaaggaagagtttatggatacctttcacgTGATTGCGTTTGGTgtccctaggatcaaggtcaatgttactaaaacagaagaatggttgaaactgaataactttagtcagggttcacatatcttgacttaacttggtctataggaagagtttattgatatctttcatgggattgtgtttggggtccctagggtcaaggtaaaggtcactgttactaaaaataggaaacggttgaaactgaataactttagttagggttgacatatcttgaccaaatttggtctataggaagagtttatggatatctttcatgggattgcgtttggggtccctagtgTCAGGGTCgcggtcactgttactaaaaatagaaaaaaaaccagttgaaactaaataactttagtcagggtccacatatcttgaccaaacatggtataaaggaagagtttatggagacctgtcataggattgtgtttggggtccctaggatcaaggtcaatgttactaaaaatagaaaaacggttgaaactgaataacttaagttagggttgacatcttgacccaacttggtataaaggaagagtttatggatacctttcatgtgattgtgtttggggtccctatggtcaactataaatagaaaaacagacacaggctgaagtttgtctgtcaatcattgaaaacctggtttcgtcgcattgcggcgtttcttgtttgtcttaaaaacaggaggcaatttgttttaaattactgtaataattatgtgaatgAGAGTTTATCAGTATTAATATGAGTACTACAgataataaaactaaattaatattttgaacgatttattaaatataatgaaatgcTACAATTTACAAATGCACAATACTAGCTAattaatgttgatttatgttgGACGTTTCAAACAGGttcaattaaacatttgtacatttataaCTATGATTTGAATAGGGCCTTTATATACTTTGTGTTCTAGcttcatttataactgtattacatTGTGAGCTGTGTATTTCAGACTGGATGTATGTTGGCATGGCAGGTGGGTTCATGTTCATCCTGGTACAGCTCATACTCCTTGTTGACTTCACACATGCATGGAATGCTAAATGGTACACTGACATCATATggctttattttgaatgaattgTAGTCAAAACATAACATGTCTGATTTTTGCATGATTATTGGTACAGTTTATAAGTATGAagtcatacatacatgttttcatgattttctttcattgtttattttttggatCATAAACATCATTTGCagctgtatatttatttgtatttagcctcatagccttggtgttgccATCCACATGTTGGTCATTGCATTTCATTAAgacattaatgtttttatttgcaagATACACATATAAGTAGTCAGCTCAAACCTTGTGCTCCATCTggctaaaacatttgtttagttATGCACACTGCTCGGCTGTGGCAAGTGTTGGCATCAACATACATAGATTGTGTTCTTGTTAAGAAATTGCTTTCTGTGAAGGgacttattttattatacccTGCAGAACCGAAGGTTTTGAAAGGAGGATATTGTTTTAGTGTTGTCTTCTGTCCGTGCAACGGTTGTCTTGTAtggaaccatatcttggtagggaCTGGTCAGATAATGTTTTAACTTGTTCAGAATGTATCCCTTTATGAAGTCTTGACTACTTGTAAATGGGGTTACATGGTGTAAAAACTTTGTCATTAGGTTAAATCTAAGTGTaagattggaaaaaaaaaaaaggcaatttatCCGCTCCAATTTTTATGATCcttaatcagaatatttttcttgatgAAATCTTTGATAAGTTTGAAACaaggtcacatggggtcaaacaCTAGGTttctaggtcaaatcttagaaaaaccttgtggacACTTTAGTTGCAATGCTTCAGGCCCATTCTTGATGAAACTTCTTTATAATGTCtaccttgatgaaatattttattagtttgaaaCAGGGCAacgtgtggtcaaaaactaggttactaggtcaaatctaaaTGCTTCACTATatacaatattcttttatttcaaacaattgtgcACATACTCATATCTTATAACCAATGTTCATAAGAGTCATCACTTTTCAGCTGTATTGCATGTttcagttggaatatttcaccaacactTGTCTTTTTTAGGATTCAACTAGATGAAGAAACTCAAAAGACAAGCACATGTGGTTATGTTGGTGAGTTTCTGTACAAATCTAAAAAAGATTAGTGCATGCGTTTTCATTTAAGCATCCTGTTTTCTGGCATAACTGTTTTAAACTTCAACAAAGTATCATAAATCTTACCTAggatttatttgtgttttccAGGAACTCTGTTGTGTGCAACAGTGTTTTATGCAGTAACAATCGCTGGAGCCATCCTGCTCTATTTCAACTATACAAGGTTTGAGGGCTGCAAGACCAACAAGATCTTCATCCTCGTGAACGCCGGCCTGTGTGCCTTACTCTCATTCTTCACCCTGCTTCCTGTTACACAGAAATGTAAGTGGCAACTGACGACAACACTTGGGCCCAATTTTTTCGAACAACTTTAAGTCACATATAACAGGATCTAGCTCATCACTCTCTTGTTGTGCTAGtataaaatctgttttattcCCCTGTTACAGAGTTTTGAGACATTGTATTTAAGAAATTCTCAATAAACTActccttttttttttataaaacaaagtttttaaaagaaattcggctatatgaaataatatacttAAGCATGTTATCCCCAAGCCTTGTCGGAGAGATTTGGGCCAGCACCCTTTGCATTTTACTGTATTAAATCTAGTATATTATGGACATGAAGTATTCTTTTAAAAGTGAAAGATATGATGTTTGATTAGTGCTGTACATGTTTTACTGACTTAAAGTCCAtcttatttcattgttaatgtGTTGACTGCTATTGTATGATCTAGGTAACCAGAACGCAGGCCTTCTCCAGTCGTCTGTGATCTCCCTGTATGTGATGTACCTGACCTGGTCTGCCCTCACCAGCGAACCGCCCGAGGAAAGTATGAAGACAATTACCTGCATACATTTATACAACTAATAGCATAgctttaaagttataaatacacaaaaatctAAGTTGAGGTTGTATTAATTCTGAAATATTTCTGATTTAGAAGTGTATTTTCCTGCAAGGTTATCATCACTTAACATGctgcttgttaaaaaaaaggtgtctgtttatatatttcatgaatttttttttacttaactCCCAACAGCACAATTCTGTTCAGTTATGATTTTGGGTTGTTTCAGTATCGTTCATTGAGACCGTGGAGGCGCGTATTGCCAGCATAATGAACAACCCCTTCAATCTCGTCTCCACTGACTACGACCTGAATGAGCTAGAAGAATCCCATGTAAGTCTCGCTGATTGTGAAAAGTTTAGCAAGGGTATTGTCTGCACGGGGAGGTTGCATGTTGGTTTCAGCTGGAATCCATATATTGGCCTCATAATGGCTAACTGTACCAATTTTCACCTAAGAAATAATATTgtgcataatttattgtcagcaagTTTTGGGTTAATTGTTATGACAgtgaatatgtttaaactacGTGATTCCAAggtgtattttataaaaaatgtggtCATTCGAACAGGTGGTCAGTCGAGGTCGAAGCTTAGTCCCGACTattattccttctattttcatataaaatttacTGACTCTTGGATTGAAACCTAAATAAGTCTAGGAAGTTGAGCACTATTGCTGGTCCCTAATGCACAAATCATGCGCAAAACTTTATGATAACCatgaggtcataatttcacgcATTTTCCCCGAAAGCAtgttcataaataaacaaaactttggCAGGTGTTAAatttttcgcaagttgtaaatgACAGATGAAAGGGAATTTAAAAAGGTTGAAAACCGATGATCGTCGCTAATActtgataagggcatttgagaagataattgtCAAAAGttcatgatgatatttattatattctttaatatgttgtttgtttagaaaatgtgttgtttttgtttttttggaaaaattaaatattaccataattCAATTATTGGTTGttcttttacattttcacaCTTAGTAAACGACAgcttttgaacatatgagcgatttccattACACAATACATAA from Mya arenaria isolate MELC-2E11 chromosome 3, ASM2691426v1 harbors:
- the LOC128227540 gene encoding serine incorporator 1-like — translated: MLLYGRQQEQIKIDDIKMCSCCSAQFGCCCGPASCGLCCSPCKPINESTGTRLMYMICLLIGFLTACLMLSPQVEEEIKIKVPGFNSTCVQLSLGENCAVLTGYKAVYRICAGLVVFNLLLMMLTLCVPNSNQWRGHLHNGYWFFKILLLIGLIVGAFFIPRFSQFSIYWMYVGMAGGFMFILVQLILLVDFTHAWNAKWIQLDEETQKTSTCGYVGTLLCATVFYAVTIAGAILLYFNYTRFEGCKTNKIFILVNAGLCALLSFFTLLPVTQKCNQNAGLLQSSVISLYVMYLTWSALTSEPPEEISFIETVEARIASIMNNPFNLVSTDYDLNELEESHIGYARGPGETMIFSRLQNASNICRPSEFNPEREMIAAYAGLFIMFVMAAFAILSTSKDGEKIGIRHSPGTTEETYDCCCCCKVRQRHNPSEFGGQRVNYNEADGVIYSYSFFHFTCVIATLYVMMQLTNWYRPAESDLNRFGLNWGAVWAKMGSSWACVIIYMWTLYLPNCWLGRDPRFSRGRGGAREGEGEEEHAMVVTGQEVVVARSSTV